The sequence GCCCGCATGACAGTTCGACGAGCTCTCGATGAACTTTTTAAAGAGGGGGCAATCGAAAGACGGCACGGGTCTGGCACCTTCGTTGCGCCAAGGCCCTTTGTTCGCGCCCTCGGCCTAACCTCGTTTTCCGAAGACATGAGAGAGCGCGGCCTGGTTCCAGGAAGCAAATTACTCTCTTTTTCAACCGGAGTCGCCGATTCCAAGATAGCGAAGCGTCTGCAGGTTCCAATCGGCACTCAGGTTTATAAGTTCACTCGACTGAGGCTGGCAAGTGGTGAGCCATTAGCTTTAGAAACAGTCTGGGTAAAGCAAGAACTCGTACCAGGGCTCAGTGAATACGACTTGGGGGGCTCGCTCTACAAAGCTCTCGCCGATAAATACCGCATCGCAGTTGGTGCGGCCACGGTGACTATCGGGCCGATCGTTCCTGAGCCAAAAGTACAGAGCCTGCTAGGAATTGGCAGCACCCAGGGTTGCCTATTGGTTGAGATGGTCTCCTCTGATGTCAGGGGCGGGGTCATCATGTACGCACGCTGCACCTACCGTGGCGACAAATATCAGCTAACTGCCGAGGTGTCCGGGGCTGCCTTTGCCAGGGAATCTTTGCGCAGGCCTCCCGCATGAGTGGGCTTGTGCTGGCCGTGGATGGTGGCCAATCCGGCATCCGAATGCGATTGAGTGATTCAAAAAAAGTGATAGAAACCCAGGGTGCGAGCAGGCTAGAGGGTGATGTCATGACCCGAGTTCACGACCTTGTGGTTAAAGCGATGAGTCAGGAACTCACCAAAGACCTCGACACCGTGGTTTTGGGCCTGAGTACCTCTCCCACTGCTGGCGAGGATTCAGTGAGACTCGCAAGAAAACTTGGCGAATCACTCGGCGCCAGACGTGTCCTAGTAACCGATGACGGGGTCACGCATCACGCATCACACTTTGAGGGCTTGCCAGGAATTGTCCTGGCTATTGGCACGGGCGTTGCGTGTGTTGGGGTCGGTAATAAGCAAGACGCCATTGTCTCGGTAAGTGGCTACGGCTACCTGCTAGGCGATGACGGTGGGGCTTTTTCGATTGGCAGACACGCGTTAAGAGTCGTGCTGGATGCACGCTTCAAAGATTCCAAGAGTTCTATTTCTCAGCTTGCACAAGATCACTTTGGCCCCTTGGTTGATCTTGCCGCCGAAGTTCATTCACGCCCAAGAGCAGTCAATGAAATCGCCCATTTTGCCCTGGAGGTCCTAAGGCTTGCGGATAGTGACGAGCAGGCCCGGCAAATCATTGACCACGCTTCTGGTGAGCTTGCCCAAAGCGTGCAGCGCGGCATAGTGGCTGCTCATCTAGCGCCAGAGAGCGCGGAACTGGTTTGGTCTGGGAGATTATTTGCCCACTCGCCTCTTGCGTGCGAGTCACTGGAGCGTGCCCTCATCGAACTAATTCCCGAGCTGAAAATTCGCCAAGAAGAAAGCAACCCTCTGCAAGGGGGTGTCTGGCTCGGACAGACGGCAGATTTTGGTCCATATAAAAACTCGATTCAGACCTGGGGTGCCTAGGTGGAAAGGAAAAAAGTGAGCGACACAAACATTGGGGAGGCGAGTATCGCCAAGGAATACCTGCGTGGTCTGCAAGATGCCCTCGGCAGGCTGCTGATTGAGCAGGATTCATCGATTCAACTCGGTGCCACTTTAATTGCCAGCACAGTAGCTTCAGGGGGAACAATCCACGCCTTTGGAACCGGACACTCCCACATGCTTGCTGAAGAGCTGTTCTATCGAGCCGGCGGTCTGGTAGCGGTGAACCCGATAATTTTTGATGGCCTCTTGATGCACCACGATCCACTTTTGAGTACCCGGCTCGAAAGGCTCCCGGGTCTAGCAAAAGCACTTTTAGACAGTCACGACCTAAAAGGTAACGACGTGGCAATCATCGCCTCCAACTCTGGTGCAAACGCTGCCGTTTGCGAAATGGCAGAGGCAATGCAGGCTGCGGGTGTGCCGGTAATTGCAATCACAAGCCTCGACCACGCTACATCTAAGGATGCTCGCACCAGTGATCGACTTCGGCTTCACGAAATTGCTCAGGTGGTTATTGATAACGGTGGCGTACTCGGCGACGCCTCTGTGCATATCAAAGGCTTTGACAAAAAAGTCGCACCCACATCAACCGTCATTGGTGCTGCAATTATCAATGCCATGGTCGCGCAGAGTGTGGCCAACTTAGTTTCCGAAGGATTCCACCCCGCTGTCTACACCAGCAGTAATACCGAAGGTGGGGATGCTCAAAACGCTGAGTACCGCCACACTAACGGCCAAGGGGTTGTGTGATGCGCTCAGTCCAAAAAAATTATCTCTCCGAAGAAGCCTTCGCCATTCGGGGAGTAATCGAGGGATTTTACGGACCCCCTTGGTCCCATAAAGAGCGACTTGATTTTTTGAACTTTATGGCGCAGCACAACATGAATATGTTTATTTTCTCCCCCAAAGATGAGCCCCTTTTGCGCTATGAGTGGGCAAAGCTTCCCAGTGAGTCTTGGACCAAGCGCGTGCAAGAACTTAGAACTCGCTCCGAGGAACTAGGAATTAGGTTTGCAGTAGCCGTCTCACCTGGACTTTCAATTCGATACTCGAATGAAGATGATCGTGCTAAATTGATGGGCAAATTGCACTTCCTAGCCAACATGGGTGTGCGCGATTTTGGCCTGTTTTTGGATGACATTCCGTCCGCGCTCCAATGGCCTGAGGACCAAAAGACCTACAGCTCACTCGCTCAAGCACATCGCTCACTAGTACTTGCCGTGCACGAGTCGCTGAGTGCAATCGAGGAATTCTCCCTAATGGTCTGCCCTGAAACCTACTGGGGATCGGGGAAGGAGCAGTATCTTGCGGAGCTGAGTCAGGGTCTTCCCTCAGAAATTAATATCATGTGGACCGGAAAGTCGATCTGCTCGGCCACGTTAGAAGCGGCTGACGCACTAACTTTCGCCGAAACCACCGGTCGGCCACCGCTTTACTGGGACAACTACCCCGTGAATGATGTTGCGATGTCTCATGAACTACACCTTGGGCCTTACGAGCGCCGAGAGCCTGCACTTCACAACACGAGCCGTGGCATCCTGGTGAACGCAATGCAGATGGCAGAGGCATCCAAGATTGCGATTGCCACTGCTGGTGATTTTCTTGCTGATCCCTATGGTTACGAGTCTGAGGAAAGCTGGGTTCGGGCAATTGACAAAATCACTAGCAATCCAAAAGACGCAGAGGCATTCCGTGCTTTCGCCAGCAACTCCAGGTCTTCATGTCTCTCGCTTAGCGATGCTCGGGAAGTTGACCAAGCACTTGCAGCACTCGAATTCTCAAATGTCTCCGGTGTCATAGAGCCTGGCATTGAGGCAATAACCGCACTCGCAAACAAGTTTGAGGACTCCTCAGCTCATTTATTATCGGAGAATTTTGGCAATCAGGCCTTGATCGACCAGTGCCGTCCTTGGTTGGACGCTTTCAGAATTGGCGCAGAGATGCTGCGTCATTTGGCCAAGTTGGCGCAAGCGCGTCAGCTGGATTCGGTTCAAGCATCGGAGCTTGAACCGAACATTACCCGGTTGCGCGCCACGGGCAAAAGGGTTTTCGGCGACTCTCTAGACATGTTCGTTGAGCATCTCATGAGCGAGTCGCTGGCCAGTGCAAAAACCCCACTACAGAATGAGGAGCGATAGGAATGATAAAGATCAAAAGCACTGCAGTGGTTGCCTTAGCGGCAGCGTCTGCCCTAGTTCTCGGAGCATGTGCATCGAGTTCTGACACAACCGGAGATAACGAAGCCGGTACGAATACCGAAAGCGTTACAGCAGGCACATTGCGCTTGGCAATGGGCTCCCCTGGGGAGGCTCAGATTGCTGTTTGGGACCAGGTTGCGGCTCAGTTCGAGATAGCAAACCCTGGTATCAATGTAGAAATTAACTATGTCGATGATGACCTCTACCAGACCATTGGTTTGCCAAACCTGCTTTCGGGTCGTGATGCGCCAGACATTTACTTTGAATGGGCTGGTAGCAGACTTGCCGAAAGGTATGAGGGCGGCTATGCAGCAGACCTAACCTCCTACATGACCGATGGGGTGCTCTCAGGAATCTGGGAAGATTCCGCCTTCTCCTCAGGTGAGATCGACGGCAAGCTCTTGCTAGCCCCTCACAAAGCTGATGTCACCAACGTGCTTTGGTACAACGTCGACATGTTCAATGAGCTTGGCATTACCCCTCCAGAAACTTGGAGCGATCTAATGGAGACCTGCAAGGTAGTTTCTGTCGCAGGCTACACCCCAATTGCTTCGGGCAATAAGGACTTCTGGGCCGCAGGTAACTGGCTTGGGCACCTGACCTCTCGAGTCGTTGGTGAAGATGTCTATGATTCGGCATTGGCGCAGCGCACCTCTTTCAACACACCTGAGTGGGTAGAAGCCTTTGGCTACATCAAAGAGCTTGCCGATAATGGGTGCGTAAATGAAAGCGCGAACGCCATTGCAGACAACGAGGGTGCTCAACTGTTCTTCCAAGGTGAAGCGGCTATGCACCCAATTGGTTCATGGTTGGTTAGCTGGGCAATCGATGAAGCACCGGATCTCAACTTCGACTACGTGAACCTACCCGCAATGCCCAATGGCGCCGGCGATCAAGGCAGCGTTATTGGAGTTGTGACGGGATACGTAATCAACGAAAAGAGCCCAATGAAAGACAAGGCTGCTGAGTTCTTAGCACTAGCAAATAATGCTGAATTCGTGGCTAAGTTCATCGATGCCGAAGCCGTGCCATTGGCGATCTCAGCTGCAAACGCGGAGCTCGACGACAGAACAGCAAGGTTGAACACCATGCTGGCGTCTTCTGACACAATCGTTGGACCGCCAGACACTGACTACGACCTCAAGGTTGCCGACTTCTTCTACCGCGCCGTTGCTGCTGTGATGGGTGGAGTCAGTACTCCCGAGGAGGCAGCAGCTGAACTGGCTGCAGCAATCGAATAATAAGTTGAACTGCAGAGTGGGCTTGCATCAGCCAAGCACACTCTGCACCATCCGAAGGTGAACACATGAAACCGCAGAAACCCTGGGTTCCATTTCTTTTTGTCGCGCCTGCTTTGACATTTTTTGTCTTCGCGGTGTTGGTGCCGATGATTGCGACTGCTGGGTTTAGCTTCACGGATTGGAATGGTTTCGGTGAGTTCAACTTCGTAGGGTTTGCCAACTACATTGAATTAGCCTCCGATAATATTTTTGCAAAATCTTTCACAAACGTTTTTTTATATATCCTGGCTACCTTGGTTCTTGAGGTACTGGTGGGCCTCTTTCTAGCCGGCCTAATCAGCGTTCAAAGATCAGGTTCATTATGGTTCCGCGTTGCTCTCTTCGCCCCGGTAATGCTTCCCATGGTCGTAGTGGCCGTGTTGTGGTCTTTTATCTACAACCCCGACTTTGGATTAGTCAATAGTGTTTTGAGCGCTGCTGGCCTAGAAGATTTCACCCGCATCTGGCTGGGTGACCCAGATACAGCGTTATGGGCAATCAGCCTGGTTTCGGGTTGGGTTTTTTCAGGTTTCTTTATGGTCATTTTTTACTCCGCCTTACAGCAGGTCCCCACAGAACTTTCTGAGGCTGCCAGAATCGATGGCGCCGGCGAGTGGAGAATCTTTTGGAGCGTCAAGATTCCATTCATCCGCAATGCGATCGAAGTAGGAGTGCTGCTTTGCATCACCGGAGCCTTTCAGGGGTTCGATTTATTCTTCGTGCTCACCAATGGCGGCCCCTTTAATGCCACCGAGATTCCAACCACTCTTTTGGTTCGCACCGTGTTTAGAAACGCAGATGTTGGCTACGGATCGGCTATGGCGGTCGTTTTGACGCTGGTGATTCTGATCGTTGGATGGATGTTTTTGAGAATTCGAAAGTGGAACGACCAGAAGGAGCTGCGCACATGACAGTGACAACGGAAACGACTACGACTCAATTACAGCGTCGCCCCAAAGTGGCATTGCGCAACAGGGTTCCTCAGCTAATAGGAACGCTGGGTTTAACCCTAATCGCAATCATCTACGCCTTCCCGCTTGTATGGATGACGGTGTCGGGGCTCAAAACCAATCAGCAGATTTTCCGAGAGCCTTTTGCTCTGCCCGAAACCTGGGACTTTTCGATTTGGATCGAAGCCTGGCAGGTTGGAAACATCGGGCAATATGCCCTTAACAGCACCATCACAACCAGTGTCACGGTTCTAGTCATTCTTCTGGCCGGCTCTGCCGCCGCGTTTGCTTTTGCCCGTTATCAGTTTCGCGGCAGAGGAATGCTTATGGGTCTGCTCTCACTCGGCCTGCTGCTGCCATTGCAGTCCTATTTCATAGCGCAAAGCAGCATGTTTAATGCTCTTTATATAACCAACACCAGGTGGGCACTGATAATCCCCTATATCGCCATGGGCCTTCCATTGGCAACCTACCTACTAACCGTCTACCTCAAGGCTCTGCCCGACGAGCTTTTTGAAGCAGCGCGGATGGAGGGAGCAAACGATTTCACCATCTACCGCTTGATTGCCATGCCGCTTCTAAAGCCGGGTCTTGCGACGGTAGGGATCTTTTCAGCGCTCGCATCCTGGAACGAGTTTTTGTTGGCGCTTTTATATATCCAAGACGACGCGCTGAAAACCATACCCACCGGTCTGCTGGCGTTTTCAAGTCGATACGTTACTGATTACGGCCTCTTATTCGCCGCCCTCACAATCATCACCTTGCCCATGATCGCCATCTACATAGCGTTCAACAAACAAATCGTGGAAGGCCTAACTGCAGGCAGTCTCAAGTAATTAATTAGGTAGTTGACGCCGCACCGGGCCGTCCATCACTTCACAGCGCGTGTGCCTCGAAGCGCCCTTGCCAAGTACCCCGACAGAATAAGCGCCAAAACCGGATACAACATCGCATAGGTCAAAGTGACCTGATCAGAGAGCACCCCAACCACAGTGGGCCCGACAAAATAAGCCCCAATTGAAATAACCCCAACTCGGGCAATGCCGACCGAAGGCGCCACCCCTGGCAAATTGGCAGCGCCCAATATAAACGCCGGAAACATCGGGCCAATCGCTAGCCCTGCAAAAAAGAACCCGGTGTTCACCAAAATGATGGCCAATAGCGGGAAGGGTCCTGATAACCAGATACCCAACAGCATCAAAATCCCCCAGCTAGTTCCCCCAACAACACCCAAGAACCTAACGACCTTATAGGGGCCAAACTTCTCGAGCCAGCGGTCACCCAAGAACCTAGAGATGATCATTGCTAACGCGAAGGTGGCAAAAGCCGAAGCGTAATAACCAACCGAAACGTTCATCTCGTCCCTGAGCAGCAAGGCACCCCAGTCGGCCGCAGAACCCTCGGCGATAAAGGTTCCAGTGGCACCAATACCCAGTATCCAAAGCGGCAATGATGCCTTGCCAAACCAAGCCACCGAGCTAGTAGTGACCGAAGAACCATCGCCTCGGTGTTCATCTAACTCGGGCGGCAACAACCTGATTGAAATTACCGAAAATGCCACCAGCCCAATACTTGCCACCCAGATCAAGTTGGCTGCGGGTGACATTACAAAACTAAGACCGGCTCCAAGCAATGTGGCAACAAGTGTCCCCACGCTCCACATGCCGTGAAAAGAAGCTATGTAGCGCTTGGCTAAGTGCTTTTCAATTGCCACCGCCTGCGCATTACCCCCAACATCTAATGCGGCATACCCAAACCCCATCACAAAAAGCCCGATCACCAAAACCAGCGGTGAGCTACTCAAGCCCATCAGAATCACACCAAGTGGCACAATCACCTGAGCCAAATACATCAGCGGCCTTGAACCAAAACGGTGTATTAGCCGGCCAGAGAGCTGGGCTCCAAACACTGCCCCAACTGAGCTGGCAATAAGCACCAATCCAAACTGGGTATCAGATAACCCATTAGCCATCTTTATCTCAGGAATCCTAGGTATCCATGCCATAGACACCACGCCCATAACAAAGAACATCAACCAGAGCGCATTGCGCGCTTTGGTTGCCTGGATTGTGATCACAGACAAGAGATTAGCTGTTGACAATGCCGAAGTTGACCCTGATACCCAAAGCCTGAGCATAAGCAAGTATCGAATCAACAGTCGGCGTGTAAGTAGCCTTCTCAAACTGAGCAACGGCAGGCTGGGGTTTTCTCAGCCTTTCCCATAAAACCCGCTGAGTCAGTTCAAGACAGTGAGGTAACTGCAAATAAGGATATATTTTCAGGGCCTCGAATTGATTCTTTGAAAGCAAAAATCTTATGTGCGGGCATTGCCCCTTGGTCGAAGAACGTATTCCTTGGTAACTGCATCCGTGAGGTACTCCATGTAAAAATCAGGATGTTCGCCGGTGAACTTTTTTAGGTCAAATTCCTGCTTAGAGTCTTGGTACCTCTTCCAGCTACAAACGCCTTCAATGGCTTCATTCACTCCGCATGCAACTTTCATTTGCGCGGTTGCATACTTCAGATCCCAATCCGCAAGGGCCTTAAGCTGCGTCACTAACATTGTCGGCTCCGAAATCTTGTATGCGTCTGAGGTTCCGCCGATGGCAGACATGAGACTTTGAATTTCGGTAATAGCTAACTCGAATTCCGCGCCGAGACCTTCCGAGGCCTCAACCTTTTTGTTGGAAAGGAACCTGCTGTACCAAAATGGCTCCAACTCCAAGTACTTCGAATAGACCTCAGGGTGCTTGTCAGCAAAGGCGGCCTCATCGAATTTTGGTTTGTAGGTTCGATTTTGGACTGTGCCGACGTCCTCCCCTTCGCGGACCGCCTCTTTTAGCTTCTCGTTTATGTCAGATTCAATCTTCTTACAAAATGCCATCTTCGCCGTTGCGTCCGCGAGCCTCGTTGCAATTTCCAAATCGGAATCAGTCGCCTTTACAGTCTCCCCGTTGGAAGCACTTTTTTGAAAATTATCGGCCTGGACGAAAACGAATGCCAGCTTTTCAGCGTCAATTGCTAGGGCTCGCGTATCCGAAATGACTTGCAGGAGTTGTTTGTCCGACTCAAAGGAGAACCACTCACCACCAACTCGATTAGAGGCATACCTGCGATGCAACTGAGCTTCCACAAGCGACACAGCATCGGTGGCAACAATGTGACCTTCAGGGATTAATAACCTTCTGGGGTTCCCTGTTTGATGTTCACTTAGTCTTGTGGCGCTTACCCGAGGAGACTTGACTAACCCAATTTTTACAAATGGACTTAACTGCTCCCCTTCAGACACCTCACGCACAAAATATATTTCTCCGGCTTCATAACTCATGGTTTCCCCTCAATAAGCCCTAATTTAGTTCCATTCTTAGATTACTAGCGCAAAGTCGGACTTAAGATATCGAACAGAGCTACCAGAGCGTGCCATCAAAAGTGCGATTGCACTCGGCTGAGAAACAACTAGTACGGCCTTGAATTTACTCACCAGGCTTTGCACGAAGGGAGCCAAGCCACCATCACCGCTGGCAATAACTACTCCATCAAAACGACTCTCTAGATCATCCTCGAGCATGGCCTTAGCCAACAAGATATCGGCCCCATCATGACCCTCTTTGCAACCGTGCCAAGCATTGGGCCAACCAAAAACTGCCGATTGCACGTTGTTTTTAGAACTCACTGTGACATAAAACAGATCACTGGGGCCAGGCTTAACTAACTCAAAGTACTCGCTTCTTACCTGCTGGACCTGTTGAAGAGTCGGGTTGCTGTTCATGCAAAGGTTCTCGATGTCAATCAGGTGGATAGTGCGGTTTCTTCTCAGACTAGCCTTTGACTTTTTATTCATGTTCCCCTCCATCTCTAGTTGTTAGATGAATCTTGCACTGGGGGTCTGACGTTTTATCTATGCAGCAATCGAACCAACGAGCTCGGGGTGCAAGGCAGGATCTAAAGGTCACACCCTCCTGCGATACTTTCCCCATGCATAAAAATGGGGATTTATGGTTCTTCAATACTCGCGATCTGATGCGAGCGGCCACTTGCGAACACTGCACCACCCTCTCGGTATTCCACGCACTCCAAGTGCCCGAGGTTGAGCTAAGGCTCGCTCCCGAAATCAAAAAACAAAAAGAGCGGCGCGCTAAAGGGGAAGATAAATCACTGCCCCAAAAATACGGCGATGCCTTTGAGCTCAAGCTCACCGAAGAGCTAACAACTTCACTGCCTCAAGGTGCAGTTGCTAGACCCGAGAAGGATGGCGACGTAGCTCAGACCCTGGAGCTCATGCACCAAGGAGTGCCGATCATCTACCAGGGCGGGCTTGAACATAGAGCACCCCACTCAGTGTTCAAAGGCAAGCCGGACTTCTTGGTCAAACAAGGCTGGCTCTTGGAGTTTGTTGATGGCCTACTCACCGCAAGACTTCAACAAGAAATACCTGGCCCGCCTAAATACATAGTTTGGGATGCCAAATACTCCTCTCACCCAAAACCCGAATACGCTCTCCAAGTTGCCATTTATGTGGAAGCCCTTGATGCCCAAGGACTAAAAGCTCCAAACTCTCGGCACGGCCTGATTCTTGGCAACCGCACCATGATGAGCTTTCAAGAAGGCGAAATAGTCCCCGCCACCAGAATCGCAAGACAAGAATTGGAGCAGGCAATAGCCAGAGTCTCTGGCTCCGCAAAAGATTCTCAATTAGAGAGCTTCACCTGGCACTGCGCCTCAAACCGCGACTGCGAGATCTGCGAATACCCAGAACTGTGTAAAGACGATCGCGAAGCAACAAAAGACCTTCTCTTAGTTGCAGGGCTAGGCAAAAACCTCAGGGCCAAACTGAATGCCGCAGGCATTCAGAACCTCAGTGAACTAGCTCGAAGCCCGCTTGAGAAGGTGCCCGATGTGACAAAGGCGACCTTTTCAAAGATGCAAAAACAAGCCGCTCTGCAACTTTTGAGCATGGAAACAAATCAACCTGAGCATGAACTTCTAGAAGACCCACTTCTGCAATTCCTCCCAAGGCCAAGTGCCGGTGATGTCTTTTTCGACATGGAGGGCTTCCCTTATTTCCCTGATGGCGGCCTCGAATACCTATTTGGCAACTGGACCAGAGACTCAGGTTTCACAGACTTTTGGGCGGTGGACAGGGCTGAAGAAAAACAAGCATTCATACAGTTCATGACCTGGCTGATGGACCGCATGGACAAACATCCCGATGCTCATATCTTTCACTACGCCTCCTATGAGAAAACGGCACTTCTAAAACTTGCTAATCGCCACGGAGTGATGGGGCCAGAGGTTAGAAGGCTCGAGCAAGATAAAAGACTGGTTGACCTTTACCCAATAGTCACCAAGAGCCTAAGAATCGGCGAACCTAAATACTCAATCAAAAACCTTGAGCGCCACTACGGCTTCAAAAGAGAATCAGAAGTTACCAATGCCAGCGCCAGCATCGATGAGTACGCCCAGTGGCGCGATTTAGTTGCTGGCTCAATAGACCTGACCCTTGGCGACCAAGAGCAAGAGGACCTCGGCCTAAGGGCCCAGAATCTCTACCACGCATTGCACGACTACAACAAAGAAGACGTAATCTCCACAATGGAGCTCTACGATTGGCTCCTCACAATGCCAGGAGCCGCCAGCCGCTTCGGAGAAGACGGCAAGTTCCAAGAGGACGACTCCGAGGAAAACCCAAGCGCTTCGGCCTTAGAGCTCCAAGAGCTCGAAGCCAAAACCGCTCGATTCTTTCTGCCGCTAAAAAATTGGCCATGGGGAGAATCGATCGAATTAGACATCAAAGCGAAGGTCTGGGAAACCCTTGCCCACTCAATACTTTTCTACCGACGCGAAGACGTAATGTTTTGGGCAGACCTACAGATTCGCATGAACCAAGACGAAGAGGCCTTCGAAAAGGACCGCGAAGCACTTCTAATATCCGATGTGACCCAGATAAATCGGAGCGAAAAGCTAAATAAAAAGGGCAACCTAGTTCACGTTGTCAGCTACCAGGCCAATTACCCAAAAGAGTCGATCTACAACCCTTCACCCGGTGATGAAATAATCATCAGGTTCCCAATTGGTGCAGGGCTTCAAAACAGAAACTTTGGCAAAGTGACCGAAGTAGCCCAGGGGCTAATCACCTTTTCCAGAGACACCCAAGACCCGGATGATTTGTTCTATCAACCAGATGCCCTAATTAAGTTTCAAAGGTTCCTAGCCAAATCCAAACAGGATGAGCTCAATAACCTAGCGGAGCGAATAACAGAGGTTTGGGGTTCCCCGAGTAACCCAGCACCCACTAAAAACTCCGCAATGGATCTACTCCTAAGACGCCGGCCTCGCCTAATAGGCGATGGCCAGTTAGCGCAGGCTGACCCGAGCAACTATCTCCCCGCACTAATTGAGAGCGTGGGGAAAATGGACAACACCGTCTTAGCGGTGCAGGGTCCTCCAGGAAGTGGCAAGACCTACCTGGCATCTCACCTTATTGCTCACCTACTAGCAGCTGGGAAATCAGTAGCGGTTGGATCCAACTCACACGCCGTGGTCGAGAACGTTCTAAAAGCGGCAATGGAAGCGGGGGTCAACCCAGCCCAAATATTCAAAGCCAAAAAGACCAAAGACACCGCAGAGTACCCCTGGGTAACGGCCTCAAGTGCCGGAACCATCGGCAAAAAGATTGCCAGGGCAAACCATGCCGTACTTGTCGGCGGCACCGCATTTGCCCTGAGCAATAAAGAGGTACGCAGCAACCACTTTGACTATTTGATCATCGACGAGGCAGCCCAGTTCTCGCTGGTGGATGCATTGGCCGTCTCCGGGATTGCCGACAACATGATTCTTTTTGGTGACCCTCAACAGCTTCCACAGGTGGTTCAAGCCACCCACCCCGGTGGCTTGGAGAACTCGGCCC is a genomic window of Candidatus Aquiluna sp. UB-MaderosW2red containing:
- a CDS encoding GIY-YIG nuclease family protein, whose product is MSYEAGEIYFVREVSEGEQLSPFVKIGLVKSPRVSATRLSEHQTGNPRRLLIPEGHIVATDAVSLVEAQLHRRYASNRVGGEWFSFESDKQLLQVISDTRALAIDAEKLAFVFVQADNFQKSASNGETVKATDSDLEIATRLADATAKMAFCKKIESDINEKLKEAVREGEDVGTVQNRTYKPKFDEAAFADKHPEVYSKYLELEPFWYSRFLSNKKVEASEGLGAEFELAITEIQSLMSAIGGTSDAYKISEPTMLVTQLKALADWDLKYATAQMKVACGVNEAIEGVCSWKRYQDSKQEFDLKKFTGEHPDFYMEYLTDAVTKEYVLRPRGNART
- a CDS encoding NYN domain-containing protein encodes the protein MNKKSKASLRRNRTIHLIDIENLCMNSNPTLQQVQQVRSEYFELVKPGPSDLFYVTVSSKNNVQSAVFGWPNAWHGCKEGHDGADILLAKAMLEDDLESRFDGVVIASGDGGLAPFVQSLVSKFKAVLVVSQPSAIALLMARSGSSVRYLKSDFALVI
- a CDS encoding TM0106 family RecB-like putative nuclease, which codes for MHKNGDLWFFNTRDLMRAATCEHCTTLSVFHALQVPEVELRLAPEIKKQKERRAKGEDKSLPQKYGDAFELKLTEELTTSLPQGAVARPEKDGDVAQTLELMHQGVPIIYQGGLEHRAPHSVFKGKPDFLVKQGWLLEFVDGLLTARLQQEIPGPPKYIVWDAKYSSHPKPEYALQVAIYVEALDAQGLKAPNSRHGLILGNRTMMSFQEGEIVPATRIARQELEQAIARVSGSAKDSQLESFTWHCASNRDCEICEYPELCKDDREATKDLLLVAGLGKNLRAKLNAAGIQNLSELARSPLEKVPDVTKATFSKMQKQAALQLLSMETNQPEHELLEDPLLQFLPRPSAGDVFFDMEGFPYFPDGGLEYLFGNWTRDSGFTDFWAVDRAEEKQAFIQFMTWLMDRMDKHPDAHIFHYASYEKTALLKLANRHGVMGPEVRRLEQDKRLVDLYPIVTKSLRIGEPKYSIKNLERHYGFKRESEVTNASASIDEYAQWRDLVAGSIDLTLGDQEQEDLGLRAQNLYHALHDYNKEDVISTMELYDWLLTMPGAASRFGEDGKFQEDDSEENPSASALELQELEAKTARFFLPLKNWPWGESIELDIKAKVWETLAHSILFYRREDVMFWADLQIRMNQDEEAFEKDREALLISDVTQINRSEKLNKKGNLVHVVSYQANYPKESIYNPSPGDEIIIRFPIGAGLQNRNFGKVTEVAQGLITFSRDTQDPDDLFYQPDALIKFQRFLAKSKQDELNNLAERITEVWGSPSNPAPTKNSAMDLLLRRRPRLIGDGQLAQADPSNYLPALIESVGKMDNTVLAVQGPPGSGKTYLASHLIAHLLAAGKSVAVGSNSHAVVENVLKAAMEAGVNPAQIFKAKKTKDTAEYPWVTASSAGTIGKKIARANHAVLVGGTAFALSNKEVRSNHFDYLIIDEAAQFSLVDALAVSGIADNMILFGDPQQLPQVVQATHPGGLENSALGHYMGDYEILPKGMGYFVEVTRRLHPNINAPVSWLSYENKLRSHPDTNKHIIQGIAPGLYKAPINHTGNSTFSPQEVTKVIELVEKHINEVGAEEILIVAPFNAQVNAIRKALDKANHQEVAVGTVDKFQGQEGLVVIYSFTSSSSQDAPRGLGFLLDRNRMNVAISRAKSVCYLVYSTNLPKAVFSSLEDVKGISRLAGLLGMAKELD